A genomic stretch from Desulfohalobium retbaense DSM 5692 includes:
- a CDS encoding class I SAM-dependent methyltransferase, which translates to MSSKIFYQSQAQAYFEQTFGVDPSSFLQPLSKYLQPGTYILDVGCGAGRDMLWLQKRGFNCTGLDSSPALAELARRHTGLSVIEADFESFDFQRMDMDALLLVGALVHVPYERFQLIFSRILRVLKPEGHVLLTMKQGQGAQNRPDGRVFYLWSKDDLMHIFEDFGLNCLEYFEQQSKIRASDIWMSFVLQIQA; encoded by the coding sequence ATGTCCTCAAAAATCTTCTACCAAAGCCAGGCCCAGGCTTATTTTGAGCAGACCTTTGGGGTTGATCCCTCATCATTTTTGCAGCCCCTTAGCAAGTATCTACAGCCAGGGACCTATATCCTGGACGTTGGCTGCGGTGCAGGCCGGGACATGCTCTGGCTGCAGAAAAGGGGCTTTAATTGCACTGGGCTGGATAGCTCCCCGGCTCTGGCTGAGCTGGCCCGGCGGCATACAGGGCTTTCGGTAATCGAAGCTGATTTTGAGAGCTTTGATTTTCAAAGAATGGATATGGATGCCCTGCTCTTGGTCGGGGCCCTGGTCCATGTGCCATATGAGCGTTTTCAGCTCATATTTTCACGCATACTAAGGGTTCTCAAACCCGAGGGACATGTGCTCCTGACTATGAAGCAGGGGCAGGGCGCGCAAAACAGACCTGATGGACGGGTCTTTTACCTGTGGTCAAAAGATGATCTTATGCATATATTCGAAGATTTCGGCTTGAATTGTTTGGAATATTTTGAACAGCAGTCCAAGATCCGGGCCAGTGATATCTGGATGAGTTTTGTGCTCCAAATTCAGGCGTAA
- a CDS encoding HNH endonuclease: MKAFVGITDNNWFELLQSQPQLEEVNFWQPSGSRQFRALQPGELFLFKLHSPNNYIVGGGIFAHATRLPISLAWESFGIANGAWDLPQMRSRVARYRRQEEDRRADYTIGCILLEQPFFLERPAWIPVPHDWKPNIVQGRSYDLILEPGLSLWRQVQSALSISQRMHDEIPQYGEPQLVRPRLGQGTFRVLVTDAYERRCAVTQEKVLPALDAAHIRPFSEGGEHSITNGLLLRSDVHRLFDRGYVTVIPENHFEVSRKVREDFHNGRDYYALHGKKIWTPSDTGFQPNKDHLAWHNEKIFKI, from the coding sequence ATGAAAGCCTTTGTCGGAATAACAGACAACAATTGGTTTGAACTCCTCCAAAGCCAGCCGCAATTGGAAGAGGTGAACTTTTGGCAACCTTCTGGTTCCAGACAATTTCGTGCCCTGCAACCCGGGGAGTTGTTTTTATTCAAGCTCCACAGTCCTAATAACTATATAGTTGGCGGTGGCATTTTTGCCCATGCAACGCGGTTGCCGATAAGTCTGGCCTGGGAATCCTTCGGCATAGCCAACGGGGCGTGGGATCTGCCGCAAATGCGATCCAGAGTCGCCAGGTACAGGCGACAAGAGGAAGACAGGCGAGCAGATTATACCATCGGCTGTATTCTTCTCGAGCAGCCCTTTTTTCTTGAGAGGCCAGCGTGGATACCGGTCCCGCATGATTGGAAGCCCAACATCGTCCAGGGCCGGAGCTATGACCTCATCCTTGAACCCGGCCTTTCGCTTTGGCGGCAAGTTCAATCTGCCCTTTCCATATCCCAGCGTATGCATGACGAGATACCCCAATACGGAGAGCCGCAATTGGTGCGCCCACGCTTGGGGCAGGGAACATTCCGGGTGCTCGTGACCGACGCCTATGAACGTCGATGTGCCGTGACGCAGGAAAAGGTCCTTCCCGCCCTGGATGCGGCCCATATCAGGCCTTTCAGCGAGGGTGGGGAACACAGCATTACGAATGGCTTATTGCTCCGGTCCGATGTGCACAGGCTTTTCGATCGAGGGTATGTCACCGTGATCCCTGAGAACCATTTTGAGGTCAGTCGTAAGGTCCGAGAAGATTTCCACAATGGGCGCGACTATTATGCGTTGCACGGGAAAAAAATATGGACACCTTCAGATACTGGTTTCCAACCGAACAAAGACCATTTGGCGTGGCACAATGAAAAGATTTTTAAAATTTAG
- the secG gene encoding preprotein translocase subunit SecG: MNALILTVHIIVCVSLVTLVLLQSGKEGMGVIFGGSSGTVFGSSGAGGLLSKLTAGAATIFIITSLAFTYMSAQERQAPRESVVLEQPAQQQAPATAPGTEKSAGQEGSKAVNSSSAD; this comes from the coding sequence TTGAACGCCTTGATTCTCACGGTGCATATCATCGTCTGTGTTAGTCTAGTCACCCTGGTCCTGCTCCAATCCGGTAAGGAGGGCATGGGGGTTATTTTCGGTGGCTCCAGCGGCACGGTCTTCGGGAGTTCCGGAGCCGGCGGCCTGCTGTCCAAGCTGACCGCGGGGGCGGCCACCATTTTTATTATTACCTCCCTGGCCTTTACCTATATGAGCGCCCAGGAACGCCAGGCGCCGCGGGAATCGGTGGTTCTGGAACAACCAGCCCAGCAGCAAGCACCGGCTACGGCGCCGGGAACGGAAAAAAGTGCTGGACAAGAGGGCTCGAAGGCTGTAAATAGCTCCTCTGCCGATTAA
- the tpiA gene encoding triose-phosphate isomerase, producing MPKPLMAANWKMFKTSTQALEFFEDFSETLDSTVLKDRDVLFLPPFTSLEALSDPVRFAGFSIGAQNCYPAAEGAFTGEIAPGMLLDLGCDYVLTGHSERRHVLGESDEFVGQKTAFALDQGLGVILCIGETLEQRKAGQVETVLKRQLESGLRDVPNDVPAEALTIAYEPVWAIGTGEVAQDEDIREAHATVRGLLADRLSAAADIRILYGGSVKPANCAQILSLDNVNGVLVGGASLQAASFVDIVSAGL from the coding sequence ATGCCCAAACCCCTCATGGCCGCCAATTGGAAGATGTTCAAGACGAGCACCCAGGCCCTGGAGTTTTTTGAAGACTTTTCCGAGACCCTCGACAGCACGGTCCTCAAGGACCGCGACGTGCTTTTTCTGCCGCCGTTTACCTCCCTGGAAGCCCTGTCGGATCCAGTGCGTTTCGCGGGCTTCAGCATCGGCGCCCAGAACTGCTACCCGGCCGCCGAAGGCGCCTTCACCGGGGAGATTGCCCCGGGGATGCTTTTGGATCTCGGCTGCGACTATGTGTTGACCGGCCATTCCGAGCGCCGCCACGTCCTCGGCGAATCGGACGAATTCGTGGGCCAGAAGACTGCCTTCGCTCTGGACCAGGGGCTCGGGGTCATCCTGTGCATCGGCGAGACACTGGAGCAGCGCAAGGCGGGGCAGGTGGAAACCGTCCTCAAGCGTCAGCTTGAAAGCGGCCTGCGCGACGTTCCCAATGACGTGCCCGCCGAAGCCCTGACCATCGCCTACGAACCGGTCTGGGCCATTGGCACCGGCGAAGTCGCCCAGGACGAGGACATCCGCGAGGCCCACGCCACCGTGCGCGGCCTTTTGGCGGACCGGCTCTCTGCGGCCGCGGATATCCGTATCCTCTACGGCGGCTCGGTCAAGCCGGCCAATTGCGCCCAGATCCTCAGTCTTGACAATGTCAACGGAGTCCTGGTAGGTGGCGCAAGTTTGCAGGCCGCGAGTTTTGTGGACATCGTCTCCGCAGGACTGTAG
- a CDS encoding phosphoglycerate kinase, with translation MRSIEDIEVGGKTVLVRVDFNVPVDAQQRITDDNRIRATLPTIQALVDKGAKVVLMSHMGKPKGKRVPELSLAPAAQRLGELLGQDVALAPDCIGDEVAPLVDGLAPGGVLLLENLRFHDGETTNDPEFSRELARWGEIYVDDAFGVAHRAHASVVGVTEHIDTCVAGLLLKKEVDYLGTALDNPARPFVCIVGGAKVSSKLGILENLMGRVDRFIVGGAMANTFLKAQGYNVGASLVEDDLLDTARDIMERAKAAGVSFYLPVDGILGTGPQGKLASGVCPFQDIPDGEMVLDIGPATHTLFAEVLKDAKTVVWNGPMGAFENQAFSQGSVGLTHFVAGLEAMTIVGGGDTDALVHLCKMTHKFSFISTGGGSFLEFMEGKKLPALQVLQG, from the coding sequence ATGCGCAGTATTGAGGATATCGAGGTCGGCGGAAAAACAGTCCTGGTCCGGGTGGATTTCAACGTCCCGGTGGATGCCCAGCAGCGGATCACGGACGACAACCGCATCCGGGCCACGCTTCCCACGATCCAGGCCTTGGTCGACAAGGGCGCCAAGGTCGTCCTCATGTCCCACATGGGCAAGCCCAAGGGCAAACGGGTTCCGGAACTCTCCCTGGCCCCGGCGGCGCAGCGCCTCGGTGAGCTGCTCGGCCAGGATGTCGCCCTGGCCCCGGACTGCATCGGCGACGAGGTCGCGCCGCTGGTCGACGGCCTGGCCCCGGGCGGCGTGCTCCTGCTGGAAAACCTGCGCTTTCACGACGGGGAGACCACAAACGATCCCGAGTTCAGCCGCGAACTCGCCCGCTGGGGCGAGATCTACGTCGATGACGCGTTCGGTGTCGCCCACCGCGCCCACGCCTCGGTGGTCGGCGTCACCGAGCACATCGACACCTGCGTGGCCGGTCTGCTGTTGAAAAAAGAAGTCGACTATCTCGGCACGGCCCTGGACAACCCGGCGCGTCCCTTTGTCTGCATCGTCGGCGGGGCCAAAGTCTCCTCCAAGCTCGGCATCCTGGAAAACCTCATGGGCCGCGTGGACCGCTTCATCGTCGGCGGGGCGATGGCCAACACCTTTTTGAAGGCCCAGGGCTATAACGTCGGCGCTTCTCTGGTCGAGGACGATCTGCTGGACACGGCCCGGGACATCATGGAGCGCGCCAAGGCAGCGGGCGTGAGTTTCTACCTCCCGGTGGACGGGATCCTGGGCACTGGACCGCAGGGCAAACTGGCCAGCGGGGTTTGCCCCTTCCAGGACATCCCCGATGGGGAAATGGTCCTCGATATCGGACCGGCCACGCACACCCTGTTCGCCGAAGTCCTCAAGGACGCCAAAACCGTGGTCTGGAACGGTCCGATGGGCGCGTTCGAGAACCAGGCCTTTTCCCAGGGCTCGGTCGGGTTGACCCATTTCGTGGCCGGATTGGAGGCGATGACCATCGTCGGCGGTGGCGATACCGACGCCCTGGTCCATCTGTGCAAGATGACCCACAAATTCAGCTTTATTTCCACCGGTGGCGGCTCCTTCCTTGAATTCATGGAGGGCAAGAAACTGCCGGCGCTGCAGGTACTGCAGGGCTGA
- the rimI gene encoding ribosomal protein S18-alanine N-acetyltransferase, whose translation MLDVSVVGLEVSDIPDWERLERSCFAQPWSAAQLESGLTQGSLAGLGAKRDGVLLGYLAYYLICESLEILNIAVAPTERGQGIGAQLLAAVLAQASAHGATRAVLEVSAGNQAALALYSRFGFVEVGRRPRYYPESGADAILMERGV comes from the coding sequence ATGCTTGATGTATCTGTGGTAGGGTTAGAGGTGTCGGACATTCCCGACTGGGAACGTCTGGAACGCTCCTGTTTTGCCCAACCTTGGTCCGCAGCGCAATTGGAAAGTGGCCTGACCCAGGGGAGTCTGGCCGGGCTGGGGGCGAAGCGCGACGGCGTTTTGCTCGGGTATCTGGCCTATTATCTGATCTGCGAGAGTCTGGAGATTTTGAACATCGCCGTGGCACCGACCGAGCGTGGCCAGGGTATCGGAGCGCAGCTTCTGGCAGCGGTGCTTGCCCAGGCCAGCGCGCACGGCGCCACCCGGGCCGTTCTTGAGGTCAGCGCCGGCAACCAAGCGGCCTTGGCCCTGTATTCCCGATTTGGGTTCGTCGAGGTCGGCCGCCGGCCCCGGTATTATCCGGAAAGCGGGGCCGATGCGATTTTGATGGAGAGGGGGGTGTGA
- a CDS encoding NUDIX hydrolase: MAHPRQAQKKRSRPDPVEFVEIVDRSERPLLVMPRHTAQAQHLFMRSVLVVVYSPEHKLYLQHRSERKSAFPGCWDLSATGHILPGESRFDAATREVEEEIGLQVSQLKEVLRLPASPQTNFEFVTLYSAGRTQQTPQPNPAELQGGGFFDPDEVDCLCNQFTEYVTPALYYFWRLGVLFSK, translated from the coding sequence ATGGCACATCCTCGTCAAGCCCAAAAAAAACGATCCCGCCCGGACCCTGTCGAATTCGTCGAGATCGTGGATCGCAGCGAACGTCCGCTGCTGGTCATGCCCCGGCACACGGCCCAGGCGCAACACCTGTTCATGCGCTCGGTCCTTGTCGTGGTCTACAGTCCGGAGCACAAGCTCTATCTCCAGCACCGCAGCGAACGCAAGTCCGCGTTTCCCGGGTGCTGGGACCTCTCGGCCACAGGCCATATTCTGCCCGGCGAATCCCGGTTCGATGCGGCGACACGGGAAGTCGAGGAAGAGATCGGGCTGCAAGTCAGCCAGCTCAAGGAAGTCCTCCGCCTGCCGGCCTCCCCGCAGACGAACTTTGAATTCGTGACCCTCTACTCCGCTGGCCGGACCCAGCAAACCCCGCAGCCCAACCCGGCTGAACTCCAAGGCGGCGGGTTCTTCGATCCCGACGAAGTTGACTGCCTCTGCAATCAATTCACCGAGTACGTCACGCCGGCCCTGTATTATTTCTGGCGGTTAGGGGTGCTGTTTTCGAAGTAA
- a CDS encoding inositol monophosphatase family protein encodes MPFQRNQVDELSSKGEAIVRRAGEIVHKHWDRPKNVQYKGRIDLVTETDTAVEDYLTRELSLLLPKARIVAEESAADVDPGDLAWIIDPLDGTTNFAHGLPHVAVSVGLWGKGRMIMGFIHVPKLNEFFSAVRGRGAFLNGRPITVADAARLDATVVATGFPYSVAEDLEQILPPLGRVLEATRGIRRLGAAAVDLAYTACGRFGGFYEYGLKPWDTAAGWLLVEEAGGKVTRTDGTTPYGFDSPGILATNGTLHAALAEAVEGEVLGK; translated from the coding sequence ATGCCATTCCAGCGCAATCAGGTCGATGAGTTGTCCAGCAAAGGTGAGGCCATTGTCCGCCGGGCCGGAGAGATTGTCCACAAGCATTGGGACCGGCCCAAAAATGTCCAGTACAAGGGCCGCATCGATCTCGTGACTGAGACCGACACCGCGGTTGAGGACTACCTGACCCGGGAACTCTCGCTGCTTTTGCCCAAGGCGCGCATTGTGGCTGAAGAAAGCGCTGCTGACGTTGATCCCGGGGATTTGGCCTGGATCATCGATCCTCTGGACGGAACGACGAATTTTGCCCACGGCCTGCCCCATGTGGCCGTGTCTGTGGGGCTCTGGGGCAAGGGGCGGATGATCATGGGCTTTATCCATGTCCCGAAGCTCAACGAATTTTTTTCCGCTGTGCGCGGCCGGGGGGCCTTTTTGAACGGCCGCCCGATCACGGTTGCTGACGCGGCGCGTCTGGATGCGACGGTGGTTGCCACCGGTTTTCCCTACAGTGTGGCTGAGGATCTGGAGCAGATTCTTCCGCCGCTGGGGCGGGTGCTGGAAGCGACCCGGGGCATCCGCCGCCTCGGCGCCGCGGCTGTGGACCTGGCCTACACCGCCTGCGGCCGGTTTGGCGGCTTCTACGAATACGGGCTCAAACCGTGGGATACTGCGGCTGGCTGGCTTTTGGTCGAAGAGGCCGGCGGCAAGGTGACCCGCACGGACGGCACGACCCCGTATGGGTTCGACAGTCCCGGCATCCTGGCCACGAACGGCACCCTCCACGCGGCGCTGGCTGAAGCGGTAGAAGGGGAAGTGTTGGGGAAATGA
- a CDS encoding rod shape-determining protein — MIFDRLLRFLGKDLAMDLGTANTLLFTSADGIVLDEPSVVALDARKGDVVAVGKEAKEFLGRTPDRIRAIRPLKDGVIADFEVTKAMISFFIRKVIKGMSLAKPKVVIGVPTGITQVEKRAVIESAQQAGAREVMLIEEPMAAAIGAGLPIEEPKGNLVVDIGGGTTEVAVISLSAVAYSESVRVAGDELNEAIQRYLQDEFKLLVGENMAERAKLELGSAVPLAEPLSMSVSGKDILDGRPRTVELSDSHVREAIQEPVHTIIMAARRAMEKTPPELVADIASNGLLLAGGGALLKGLDTLISDTVQVAVHVDEEPLTTVVRGVGRTIQERKRYDAVYVN; from the coding sequence ATGATTTTCGACAGATTGCTGCGATTCTTGGGCAAAGATCTGGCCATGGATCTGGGCACGGCGAACACTTTGCTGTTCACTTCGGCCGACGGCATCGTTCTCGATGAACCGTCGGTCGTTGCTTTGGACGCCCGCAAAGGGGATGTCGTGGCCGTGGGCAAAGAAGCCAAGGAATTTTTGGGGCGCACCCCGGACCGCATCCGGGCCATCCGCCCGCTCAAAGACGGGGTCATCGCCGATTTCGAGGTCACCAAGGCTATGATCTCCTTTTTCATCCGCAAGGTGATCAAGGGCATGAGCCTGGCCAAACCGAAAGTCGTCATCGGTGTGCCAACCGGAATCACCCAGGTTGAAAAGCGGGCGGTCATCGAGTCCGCCCAGCAGGCCGGGGCCCGGGAGGTCATGCTCATCGAGGAACCGATGGCCGCGGCCATCGGAGCGGGGCTGCCCATCGAGGAGCCCAAAGGCAATCTCGTCGTTGATATCGGCGGAGGGACCACCGAAGTGGCGGTCATTTCCTTGTCGGCCGTGGCCTATTCCGAATCCGTGCGCGTGGCCGGCGACGAACTCAACGAGGCCATCCAGCGCTACCTCCAGGACGAATTCAAGCTCCTGGTTGGCGAGAATATGGCCGAGCGGGCCAAGCTCGAACTGGGGTCGGCCGTCCCCTTGGCCGAACCGCTGAGCATGTCGGTCTCTGGCAAGGATATTCTCGACGGCCGCCCGCGGACAGTCGAACTGAGCGACAGCCATGTCCGTGAAGCTATCCAGGAGCCGGTGCATACCATTATCATGGCCGCGCGCCGGGCGATGGAGAAGACGCCGCCGGAGCTGGTCGCGGACATCGCCTCCAACGGGTTGCTGCTCGCCGGCGGCGGCGCGCTTTTAAAGGGCCTGGATACCTTGATCAGCGACACGGTCCAGGTCGCGGTCCATGTGGACGAGGAACCGTTGACCACGGTGGTGCGCGGCGTGGGACGGACCATCCAGGAGCGCAAACGCTACGATGCCGTGTATGTGAACTAA
- a CDS encoding GAF domain-containing protein — MPRHNCLQQLLGIICSVFDAYSAVLFLPAAKDEYALAASFSLGDNLISGASVGQGKGLVGWIIRNNKPLLVNNFDREGGCLGYYNQEGESKIKAFMGHPLGQGDGALCLDSKKTYSFTTKDQKILDQFSRLVESLCSDFTSVQCSQEEHALYTGLQALHALQSRYPRWSQYIDRFVATIAEYTSFSHCFLAARDENGSSYFLEGWNQPLFAAESEHHQQFNIKSGLIGWVFKHQSIVSSGSAAEPMSAPVFGRDVQAPDFSSVICLPLVVNKITRGVLVLADEEVKPVSDQLRTFLEMASGQLGLLLENLYLKSRIHRQQVQAEKSEQKPGS; from the coding sequence ATGCCACGTCACAATTGCCTCCAGCAATTGCTGGGAATTATCTGCAGCGTTTTCGACGCCTATTCCGCGGTCCTGTTCCTGCCCGCGGCCAAGGATGAGTACGCCCTGGCCGCGTCCTTCAGTCTCGGAGACAATCTCATTTCCGGGGCCTCGGTCGGGCAGGGCAAGGGGCTGGTCGGCTGGATCATCCGCAACAACAAGCCGCTTTTGGTCAACAATTTTGATCGTGAGGGCGGCTGTCTCGGGTATTACAATCAGGAAGGGGAGTCCAAGATCAAGGCCTTTATGGGCCATCCCCTGGGACAAGGGGACGGGGCCCTGTGCCTGGACAGCAAAAAGACCTATTCCTTCACCACCAAGGACCAGAAGATCCTGGACCAGTTCTCGCGGCTCGTGGAATCGCTCTGTTCGGATTTCACGTCGGTGCAGTGCAGCCAGGAGGAGCACGCCCTGTACACCGGGCTCCAGGCGTTGCATGCCCTGCAAAGCCGGTATCCCCGCTGGTCGCAGTATATCGACCGGTTTGTAGCCACCATAGCCGAATACACCTCCTTTTCCCATTGTTTTCTGGCCGCGCGAGACGAAAACGGCAGCAGCTATTTTCTTGAAGGCTGGAACCAGCCCCTGTTCGCGGCCGAAAGCGAGCACCACCAACAGTTCAATATCAAAAGCGGTCTGATCGGCTGGGTCTTCAAACACCAATCCATCGTCAGCTCCGGGTCGGCCGCCGAACCCATGTCCGCGCCGGTCTTTGGCCGCGACGTCCAGGCCCCGGATTTTTCCAGCGTCATCTGCCTGCCGCTGGTGGTCAACAAGATCACCCGGGGGGTGCTGGTTCTGGCCGACGAAGAGGTCAAACCGGTCAGTGACCAGTTGCGGACCTTCCTGGAGATGGCCTCCGGGCAGCTCGGCCTGCTGTTGGAGAACCTGTACCTCAAAAGCCGTATCCACAGACAGCAGGTCCAGGCGGAGAAGAGCGAGCAAAAGCCGGGTTCCTGA
- a CDS encoding DUF6485 family protein: protein MTKKQDQCPRVHVNAKYCTCTYTGCPRHGLCCECLHYHRQRGELPACYFTEEEERTYNRSLAFYFQRHMR from the coding sequence ATGACCAAGAAGCAAGATCAGTGCCCGAGAGTCCACGTCAACGCCAAATATTGCACATGTACTTATACCGGATGCCCCCGCCACGGTCTCTGCTGCGAATGCCTGCATTACCACCGTCAGCGGGGTGAGCTGCCGGCCTGTTATTTCACTGAGGAAGAAGAGCGGACCTACAACCGCAGCCTGGCCTTTTATTTTCAGCGCCACATGCGCTGA
- the gcvT gene encoding glycine cleavage system aminomethyltransferase GcvT, with product MDSLTTTPLTDWHQDHGAKMAPFAGWNMPIQYEGILAEHKHTRTQAALFDICHMGECRITGPGARDGLDRIVTHNLERLRPGRCSYGFLLTPEGTVQDDLIVYCLDEDDFMLVVNAACQETDFTWLREHLPAGVAFEDISEATAKIDLQGPTSIAALERVLPGAWRELKFFGHCPSSFGGQSLRVSRTGYTGELGYEIYLPREQAVSLWEQFLDGEDVKPAGLGARDTLRLEAGLLLYGQDLDREHTPAEAGYAGMLTSQAPYIGKDNALTVRDKLVALQFEGRRTAHHHDTVLDASGAPVGTITSASFAPSLGHAIGLAYIQADAADQDQYTVQTKRAALTATVTSLPFYNGTARMKL from the coding sequence ATGGACTCCCTCACGACCACGCCGCTGACCGATTGGCACCAGGACCACGGCGCCAAGATGGCCCCGTTCGCCGGCTGGAACATGCCCATCCAGTACGAAGGCATCCTGGCCGAGCATAAACACACCCGCACCCAGGCCGCCCTGTTCGACATCTGCCACATGGGCGAATGCCGCATCACCGGCCCCGGCGCCCGCGACGGCCTGGACCGCATCGTGACCCACAATCTGGAACGCCTCCGCCCGGGGCGCTGCAGCTACGGCTTCCTTCTGACCCCTGAAGGCACGGTCCAGGACGACCTCATCGTCTACTGCCTGGACGAGGACGACTTCATGCTCGTGGTCAACGCCGCCTGCCAGGAGACCGACTTCACCTGGCTCCGCGAACACCTGCCCGCCGGGGTGGCCTTTGAGGACATTTCCGAGGCCACGGCCAAGATCGACCTCCAAGGTCCGACCTCCATCGCCGCCCTGGAACGGGTCTTGCCCGGCGCCTGGCGCGAACTCAAATTTTTCGGGCATTGTCCAAGCTCGTTCGGCGGTCAATCCCTGCGGGTCAGCCGGACCGGATACACCGGAGAACTCGGCTACGAGATCTACCTGCCCCGGGAACAGGCCGTCTCCCTCTGGGAGCAATTCCTGGACGGGGAAGACGTCAAACCCGCTGGACTCGGCGCCCGCGACACCTTGCGCCTCGAAGCCGGCCTGCTGCTCTACGGTCAGGACCTCGACCGCGAACACACCCCGGCCGAAGCCGGATACGCCGGCATGCTGACCTCGCAAGCCCCGTACATCGGCAAGGACAACGCCCTGACCGTGCGCGACAAGCTCGTTGCCCTGCAATTCGAGGGCCGGCGGACCGCCCACCACCACGACACGGTCCTCGACGCCTCCGGCGCGCCGGTAGGGACCATCACCAGCGCCTCTTTCGCCCCCTCGCTGGGCCACGCCATCGGGCTGGCCTATATCCAGGCCGACGCCGCAGACCAGGACCAGTACACGGTCCAAACCAAACGCGCCGCCTTGACGGCTACGGTGACCAGCCTGCCGTTTTACAACGGCACCGCGCGGATGAAGTTGTAA
- a CDS encoding IS110 family transposase: MKCHLANHTIGVDLGDKQNVVCVLDWNGDIATTFKVTNTKTAMRKRFAAYSGAFVAIEAGTHSAWISRLLKELGCAVVVGNPRKLRCIWQEPIKTDFRDAEMLARVAKMDPKLLRPIEHRSADAQARLAILQARDALVKSRTSLINHVRGTVKCAGERLPKCSAASFHKKAPEHIPSELKAALLPLIEQIANFTEGIKKYEHEVTHLSRTHYPETEVLRQVPGVGPITALAFVLTLEDKDRFTKSRDVGPFLGLVPKRDQSGDTDKQLRITKCGNSQLRTLLVNVAHYILGPFGADSELRRFGQRIAARGGTIAKKRAVVAVARKLAVLLHRLWVTGEEYHPFYCHKDSTVEAA, translated from the coding sequence ATGAAGTGCCATTTAGCAAATCATACCATCGGTGTCGATCTCGGTGACAAGCAGAACGTCGTATGCGTGTTGGACTGGAACGGGGACATTGCCACCACCTTTAAGGTGACCAATACCAAGACTGCGATGCGTAAACGGTTTGCTGCCTACTCAGGAGCCTTTGTTGCCATTGAGGCGGGGACACACTCTGCCTGGATTAGCCGCCTGCTCAAAGAGCTTGGTTGCGCAGTTGTCGTTGGCAACCCTCGCAAACTCCGCTGCATTTGGCAGGAGCCGATCAAAACAGACTTTCGCGACGCTGAGATGTTGGCCCGGGTGGCCAAGATGGATCCCAAACTCTTGCGCCCCATTGAGCACCGAAGCGCAGATGCACAAGCCAGGCTGGCCATACTGCAAGCCCGCGATGCGCTGGTAAAAAGCAGGACCTCTCTTATCAACCACGTTCGAGGGACCGTAAAATGCGCCGGGGAACGCCTGCCGAAATGCAGCGCCGCCAGCTTCCACAAAAAAGCACCGGAGCATATCCCCAGTGAACTCAAAGCAGCCCTGCTGCCGTTGATAGAACAAATTGCCAATTTCACTGAAGGGATAAAAAAATACGAGCACGAAGTGACACACCTCAGCCGCACCCACTACCCTGAGACAGAAGTGTTGCGACAAGTCCCCGGCGTTGGGCCGATCACAGCCTTGGCGTTCGTTTTGACGCTCGAAGATAAGGACCGTTTCACCAAGAGCCGAGATGTAGGGCCATTTCTAGGCTTGGTTCCCAAAAGGGACCAATCCGGGGATACCGACAAGCAGCTACGCATCACGAAATGCGGTAACTCCCAGTTGCGCACCTTGCTGGTCAATGTCGCTCACTACATCCTGGGCCCATTTGGGGCTGATAGTGAGCTGCGACGATTCGGGCAGCGCATTGCCGCGAGAGGGGGCACGATCGCCAAGAAACGGGCTGTGGTAGCTGTGGCGCGCAAACTGGCGGTTTTGCTCCACCGACTGTGGGTGACGGGGGAGGAGTATCACCCATTTTATTGCCACAAGGATTCCACCGTCGAAGCTGCATAA